One stretch of Arachis hypogaea cultivar Tifrunner chromosome 20, arahy.Tifrunner.gnm2.J5K5, whole genome shotgun sequence DNA includes these proteins:
- the LOC112785092 gene encoding dehydration-responsive element-binding protein 3, with protein sequence MSITEPNYNTSETESSSASNSTTKTVTATATETATVTVTAKRIRDSSNKHPVYRGVRMRNWGKWVSEIREPRKKSRIWLGTFSTPEMAARAHDVAAFSIKGSAAILNFPNLVHSLPRPASLAPRDVQAAAAKAAKMVKFDSPTTSSSSSVELCSDEEELSEIIELPRLESGELDKEFVFADSVDGWMYQPPPWFSSESMAVASTEEEDVVEDGVVSASGSSLWNYYYNIITN encoded by the coding sequence ATGAGCATTACTGAACCAAATTACAACACCTCAGAAACCGAAAGCAGTAGTGCTTCAAACTCAACTACAAAAACTGTAACCGCAACCGCAACGGAAACCGCAACTGTAACCGTAACTGCCAAGCGCATTCGAGATTCTTCTAACAAACACCCCGTCTACCGGGGTGTACGGATGAGGAATTGGGGGAAGTGGGTATCTGAAATCAGAGAGCCACGCAAGAAGTCTCGTATATGGCTTGGAACATTCTCCACTCCGGAAATGGCCGCCAGGGCTCACGACGTCGCCGCCTTCAGCATAAAAGGCTCCGCCGCTATTCTTAATTTTCCCAACCTCGTACACTCCCTCCCCCGTCCCGCCTCCCTCGCCCCTCGCGACGTCCAAGCTGCGGCCGCAAAAGCCGCCAAAATGGTCAAATTCGATTCTCCGACGACGTCCTCCTCCTCGTCGGTGGAATTGTGCTCCGATGAGGAGGAGTTGAGCGAGATCATAGAGCTTCCCAGGCTGGAGAGTGGTGAGTTGGATAAGGAGTTTGTTTTCGCTGACTCCGTGGATGGGTGGATGTACCAGCCGCCGCCTTGGTTTTCGTCGGAGAGCATGGCGGTGGCGTCGACGGAGGAGGAGGACGTTGTTGAAGATGGTGTTGTAAGTGCTTCTGGAAGTTCGCTTtggaattattattataatattattactaattaa